In Streptomyces sp. NBC_00569, a single genomic region encodes these proteins:
- a CDS encoding IclR family transcriptional regulator has product MSEIPLDRRTPTGALQTVDRALLVLLAFERTRPDWGVTEIAAEFGWDTSVAQRLLSTLAGRGFLVSDPATRRYRMGPAVLRLGRMWERSGSLELLAAPVLEELGRATGDTVLFCLPDSFHMRCVAAVEGVSGPLRYYPLVGELYPAHAGATSKSFYAFLPDEQRHRLFRGRPMARFTDRTVTDPDELERELVQVRAQGYAWTVGEYDAGIATVAVPVFLGREPYGSLSLGGAKERFADGIEGRLDALRKAASLLEKRLTHPPQRTRKPRGPQS; this is encoded by the coding sequence ATGAGTGAGATCCCGCTGGACCGCAGGACGCCCACCGGCGCGCTGCAGACGGTCGACCGGGCCCTGCTCGTGCTGCTCGCCTTCGAGCGGACGCGGCCGGACTGGGGCGTGACCGAGATCGCGGCGGAGTTCGGCTGGGACACCTCGGTGGCGCAGCGGCTCCTGTCCACGCTCGCCGGACGCGGCTTCCTGGTCTCCGACCCGGCGACGCGCCGCTACCGGATGGGCCCCGCCGTGCTGCGGCTCGGCCGGATGTGGGAGCGCTCGGGCTCACTCGAACTGCTCGCCGCGCCCGTCCTCGAGGAGCTGGGACGGGCGACGGGCGACACCGTCCTGTTCTGTCTGCCGGACAGCTTCCACATGCGCTGCGTCGCGGCCGTCGAGGGCGTGTCGGGGCCGCTGCGCTACTACCCGCTGGTCGGCGAGCTGTATCCGGCGCACGCCGGAGCCACCAGCAAGTCGTTCTACGCGTTCCTGCCCGACGAGCAGCGTCACCGGCTCTTCCGCGGCCGCCCCATGGCCCGCTTCACCGACCGCACGGTCACCGACCCGGACGAGCTGGAGCGGGAGCTGGTGCAGGTGCGCGCCCAGGGATACGCCTGGACGGTCGGCGAGTACGACGCCGGGATCGCGACGGTCGCCGTGCCGGTCTTCCTGGGCCGCGAGCCCTACGGCAGCCTCAGCCTCGGCGGCGCCAAGGAGCGCTTCGCCGACGGGATCGAGGGCCGGCTCGACGCCCTGCGCAAGGCGGCGAGCCTGCTGGAGAAGCGGCTCACCCATCCCCCGCAGCGCACGCGCAAGCCGCGCGGCCCGCAGTCCTGA
- the pepE gene encoding dipeptidase PepE: MNLLLLSNSTQYGRGYLAHALDTVSGFLPPKARLAFVPYALADHDTYTDRVRGALEGAGIGVRGVHEGDDPVAELAAADAVFIGGGNSFRLLSALYRTGLRDALIKAVGGGLPYMGASAGTNMAAPSLRTSNDMPIVQPPSFEALGLVPFQINPHYLDPDPASTHKGETREERLTEFLEENDVPVLGLREGSWLRVNGERAAVQGERAARLFTRDASPKELPVGSDVSELLSCEPRFDSPVR, translated from the coding sequence TTGAATCTGCTGCTGCTCTCCAACTCCACCCAGTACGGCCGCGGTTACCTCGCGCACGCCCTGGACACCGTCAGCGGCTTCCTGCCCCCGAAGGCCCGGCTCGCGTTCGTGCCGTACGCCCTCGCGGACCACGACACGTACACGGACCGGGTGCGGGGCGCGCTCGAAGGTGCCGGGATCGGCGTGCGCGGTGTGCACGAGGGCGACGACCCGGTGGCCGAACTCGCCGCCGCCGACGCCGTGTTCATCGGAGGCGGCAACTCCTTCCGGCTGCTGAGCGCGCTCTACCGCACCGGCCTGCGCGACGCCCTGATCAAGGCGGTCGGCGGCGGCCTGCCCTACATGGGCGCGAGCGCCGGCACGAACATGGCGGCGCCCAGCCTGCGCACGAGCAACGACATGCCGATCGTGCAGCCCCCGTCGTTCGAGGCGCTCGGCCTCGTCCCCTTCCAGATCAACCCGCACTACCTGGACCCGGACCCGGCCTCCACGCACAAGGGCGAGACCCGCGAGGAGCGTCTCACCGAGTTCCTCGAGGAGAACGACGTGCCGGTGCTCGGCCTGCGTGAGGGGTCCTGGCTGCGGGTGAACGGAGAACGCGCCGCGGTTCAGGGCGAGCGTGCTGCCCGCCTCTTCACCCGCGACGCGTCCCCGAAGGAGCTGCCGGTCGGCTCCGATGTCTCCGAACTGCTCAGCTGTGAGCCGCGGTTCGACTCTCCTGTGCGATGA
- a CDS encoding MFS transporter: protein MTQTTQRPTAQRGIRGVVPVLAFAGITVAVMQTLLVPVIKDLPVLLGTAPSNATWVMTSTLLAGAVSTPIMGRLGDLYGKRRMLLTSLAVMVVGSLVAGFTSDLLVMIVGRALQGFAMGAIPLGIGLMRDELPREKLGSAMALMSSSIGVGGGLALPLAALVAQHADWHALFFGAAGLGVVAILLTLLFVPESSVKAEGSFDVLGALGLSAGLVLFLLPITKGSDWGWTDPTTLGLFGAAFVVLVLWGVMELKLKAPLVDLRTTARREVLLTNLASIMVGVAFYAISLVLPQLLQLPKATGYGLGQSMVVAGLCVAPLGLTMMFTAPVYARLSAKYGPKITLILGMLIIAIGYGAGLGLMSAAWQTIVISVVVGAGIGLAYSSLPALIIGAVDASETGAANGLNTLMRSIGTSVSSAVIGMVLANTANHVGGAAVPTMHGFHISFLIATGAVAMGVLLAVFLPRQRQATKPQLRASSEEDAALERAEAVLGGFRGQVLDAAGLPVARAKVTLIDRRGRQAGAALTDHEGRYALEVPAGGSYVLAATAAGHAPRASAATHHGEDRPVDVDLALELIAQESRTAAHS from the coding sequence ATGACGCAGACGACCCAACGGCCGACCGCGCAACGCGGAATACGCGGAGTCGTCCCCGTACTCGCCTTCGCCGGTATCACCGTCGCGGTGATGCAGACGCTTCTCGTACCGGTCATCAAGGACCTCCCGGTCCTGCTCGGCACCGCCCCCTCCAACGCGACCTGGGTCATGACCTCGACCCTCCTCGCGGGCGCCGTCTCCACGCCGATCATGGGCCGCCTCGGCGACCTCTACGGCAAGCGCCGGATGCTGCTCACCAGCCTCGCGGTCATGGTCGTCGGCTCGCTCGTCGCGGGCTTCACCAGCGATCTCCTCGTGATGATCGTGGGACGCGCCCTCCAGGGCTTCGCCATGGGCGCCATCCCCCTCGGCATCGGCCTGATGCGCGACGAGCTGCCGCGCGAGAAGCTCGGGTCCGCGATGGCCCTGATGAGCTCCTCCATCGGCGTCGGCGGCGGACTCGCGCTCCCGCTGGCGGCCCTCGTGGCCCAGCACGCCGACTGGCACGCCCTCTTCTTCGGCGCGGCGGGCCTCGGCGTCGTCGCGATCCTGCTCACCCTCCTCTTCGTCCCGGAGAGCTCCGTCAAGGCCGAGGGCAGCTTCGACGTCCTCGGCGCGCTCGGCCTGTCCGCCGGGCTCGTCCTCTTCCTGCTGCCGATCACCAAGGGCAGCGACTGGGGCTGGACCGACCCGACGACGCTCGGCCTGTTCGGCGCGGCCTTCGTCGTGCTCGTGCTGTGGGGCGTGATGGAGCTGAAGCTCAAGGCCCCGCTCGTGGACCTGCGCACCACGGCCCGGCGCGAGGTGCTCCTCACCAACCTCGCCTCGATCATGGTCGGTGTCGCCTTCTACGCGATCTCGCTCGTCCTCCCGCAGCTCCTCCAGCTCCCGAAGGCGACCGGCTACGGCCTCGGCCAGTCGATGGTCGTCGCGGGCCTGTGCGTGGCGCCGCTCGGCCTCACGATGATGTTCACGGCCCCCGTGTACGCGCGCCTCTCGGCGAAGTACGGCCCGAAGATCACCCTGATCCTCGGCATGCTGATCATCGCGATCGGCTACGGCGCCGGCCTCGGCCTGATGAGCGCCGCCTGGCAGACCATCGTCATCTCGGTGGTCGTGGGCGCCGGCATCGGACTCGCGTACTCCTCACTGCCCGCCCTGATCATCGGCGCCGTCGACGCGTCCGAGACGGGTGCGGCCAACGGCCTCAACACCCTGATGCGGTCCATCGGCACCTCGGTGTCGAGCGCCGTGATCGGCATGGTCCTCGCCAACACGGCGAACCACGTCGGCGGCGCGGCCGTACCCACCATGCACGGCTTCCACATCTCGTTCCTCATCGCCACCGGCGCGGTCGCCATGGGCGTCCTGCTCGCCGTCTTCCTGCCGAGGCAGCGGCAGGCGACCAAGCCGCAGCTGCGCGCCAGCAGCGAGGAGGACGCGGCACTGGAGCGCGCCGAGGCGGTCCTCGGGGGATTCCGCGGGCAGGTCCTCGACGCGGCGGGCCTGCCCGTCGCCCGGGCCAAGGTCACGCTGATCGACCGGCGCGGCCGCCAGGCGGGCGCCGCGCTCACCGACCACGAGGGCCGTTACGCCCTGGAGGTCCCGGCCGGCGGCTCGTACGTGCTGGCCGCCACCGCCGCCGGGCACGCGCCGCGGGCCTCCGCTGCGACGCACCACGGCGAGGACCGGCCGGTCGACGTCGACCTGGCCCTGGAACTCATCGCACAGGAGAGTCGAACCGCGGCTCACAGCTGA
- a CDS encoding acyl-CoA dehydrogenase — protein sequence MGIAITQEQEELSDAVRGWLARAVPPEEVRKLLDAPAVAAGRPAHWDGLAGQGLLGLHLPEEYGGGGGDLVDLAVVLEEAGRAALPGPFAANAAASLVLRHAGSAGLAASLASGDRIGAVALGTGTLTAVTVSDGLVLDGVAPPVLSGGDADLLLLAAESATGTVWVAVDTDTAGLSSRVHESADPTRPTAEITARGALVPGARILAVDTATVRDLASVVLAADACGVAAWALHTAAEYAKVREQFGRPIGQFQGIKHLCADMLVRVEQARALVWDAARAAGEGRTGAETEEGEAGAGVPGSVEGPDGGAARELAVALAVGAALDAAYSCAKDCVQVLGGIGFTWEHDAHLYLRRAVVARQLLGAGDAHRLRAVRLAEGGARRELRLELPAEAETFRVRAREAVEGLHGLDPAAARRALAPTGYAAPHLPEPYGLGAGPVQQLAVQQELAAAGVRVSDLGIGTWVVPSLLAYGTPEQRDRYLLPTLRGDVLWCQLFSEPGAGSDLASLRTKAERTEDGRWRVNGQKVWTSAAQWADHGILLARTDPDAPKHKGLTYFVVDMKRTEGIDVRPLKEITGDSLFNEVYFDDVLLPEDAVVGQVDDGWRVARNTLGNERVHMADQLTFDTGLEALIARAGTLDGAYRARIGALATEAHALACIGLRTTMRQVAGAEPGPGASVRKLVQTPHQQKVAELALELLGPEGALREGAGERALHGFLMSRCLTIAGGTTQVQLNVVAERILGLPRD from the coding sequence ATGGGCATCGCGATCACGCAGGAGCAAGAGGAGCTGTCGGACGCCGTGCGCGGCTGGCTCGCACGCGCCGTCCCGCCCGAGGAAGTGCGCAAACTGCTCGACGCCCCCGCGGTCGCCGCGGGCCGCCCCGCCCACTGGGACGGACTCGCCGGGCAGGGGCTGCTCGGCCTCCATCTCCCCGAGGAGTACGGCGGAGGCGGCGGCGACCTCGTCGACCTCGCGGTCGTCCTCGAAGAGGCGGGCCGGGCCGCGCTGCCCGGCCCCTTCGCGGCCAACGCCGCCGCCTCGCTGGTGCTGCGCCACGCAGGGTCCGCCGGCCTCGCCGCGTCCCTCGCGTCCGGCGACCGCATCGGCGCCGTCGCCCTCGGTACGGGAACGCTGACCGCCGTCACCGTGTCCGACGGGCTCGTCCTCGACGGGGTGGCGCCGCCCGTCCTGTCCGGGGGCGACGCCGACCTGCTCCTCCTGGCCGCCGAGTCCGCGACCGGGACCGTGTGGGTCGCCGTCGACACGGACACCGCCGGACTCAGTAGCCGCGTCCACGAGAGCGCCGACCCCACACGCCCCACCGCGGAGATCACCGCCCGGGGAGCCCTGGTGCCGGGCGCCCGGATCCTCGCCGTCGACACAGCCACCGTCCGTGACCTGGCCTCCGTCGTCCTCGCGGCCGACGCGTGCGGCGTCGCGGCCTGGGCGCTGCACACGGCGGCGGAGTACGCGAAGGTCCGGGAGCAGTTCGGCCGGCCGATCGGACAGTTCCAGGGCATCAAGCACCTGTGCGCGGACATGCTCGTCCGGGTCGAGCAGGCGCGGGCGCTGGTGTGGGACGCGGCACGGGCGGCGGGCGAGGGCCGGACCGGCGCGGAGACGGAGGAAGGGGAGGCCGGCGCCGGGGTGCCGGGTTCCGTCGAGGGGCCGGACGGGGGCGCGGCGCGCGAGCTGGCCGTGGCTCTCGCCGTCGGGGCCGCGCTCGATGCCGCGTACTCCTGCGCCAAGGACTGTGTGCAGGTCCTCGGCGGGATCGGGTTCACCTGGGAGCACGACGCGCATCTGTATCTGCGGCGGGCCGTCGTCGCGCGGCAGCTGCTCGGCGCGGGGGACGCGCACCGGCTGCGGGCGGTGCGGCTCGCGGAGGGCGGGGCGCGGCGCGAGCTGCGCCTGGAACTGCCGGCGGAGGCGGAGACGTTCCGGGTGCGGGCCCGCGAGGCCGTCGAGGGGCTGCATGGTCTCGACCCGGCCGCGGCCCGCCGTGCCCTCGCGCCCACCGGGTACGCGGCGCCTCACCTGCCCGAGCCGTACGGCCTCGGCGCGGGCCCCGTGCAGCAGCTCGCCGTACAGCAGGAGCTCGCCGCCGCGGGCGTCCGCGTCAGCGACCTCGGCATCGGGACCTGGGTCGTCCCCTCGCTCCTCGCCTACGGCACCCCGGAGCAGCGGGACCGCTACCTGCTGCCCACCCTGCGCGGCGACGTCCTGTGGTGCCAGCTGTTCTCCGAACCCGGCGCCGGCTCCGACCTGGCCTCGCTGCGGACGAAGGCCGAGCGCACCGAGGACGGGCGCTGGCGCGTCAACGGGCAGAAGGTGTGGACGAGCGCCGCCCAGTGGGCCGACCACGGGATCCTGCTCGCCCGCACCGACCCGGACGCGCCCAAGCACAAGGGGCTCACCTATTTCGTCGTCGACATGAAGCGGACCGAGGGCATCGACGTACGGCCCCTGAAGGAGATCACCGGGGACTCGCTCTTCAACGAGGTGTACTTCGACGACGTGCTCCTGCCCGAGGACGCCGTGGTGGGGCAAGTGGACGACGGCTGGCGCGTCGCCCGGAACACGCTCGGCAACGAACGGGTCCACATGGCCGACCAGTTGACCTTCGACACGGGCCTGGAGGCACTGATCGCCCGCGCCGGAACACTCGACGGCGCGTACCGGGCGCGGATCGGCGCGCTCGCCACGGAGGCGCACGCCCTGGCCTGCATCGGGCTGCGCACGACGATGCGACAGGTGGCCGGCGCGGAGCCCGGCCCCGGGGCGTCCGTACGAAAACTGGTGCAGACGCCGCACCAGCAGAAGGTCGCCGAACTCGCGCTGGAGCTGCTCGGCCCCGAGGGCGCCCTGAGGGAGGGGGCGGGGGAGCGTGCCCTCCACGGGTTCCTGATGTCGCGGTGCCTGACGATCGCCGGCGGCACGACGCAGGTGCAGCTGAACGTGGTGGCGGAACGGATCCTGGGGCTGCCTCGCGACTGA
- a CDS encoding LysR family transcriptional regulator — protein MELRHLSGFVAVAEELHFGRAAERLHIAQSPLSQQIRLLERDLGVKLFDRTTRTVRLTAAGHALLGPARHLLAEASAVRRTVQAAHLGEVGRVTVGFAGASSYSALPLLTRAVNSELPGIELVLEGQTYTGEALGRIADGSLDVGFVALPVRRGITARVVRMERLVLALPDSHPLARQDEVHFAELAHEPFVTFPVARGSAVREAMVQACHDAGFAPRIAQEAPDSYNMLALVGAGVGLAVVVASARAIHLEHVVFRPLVGDDVPVLPIALGWRTGNRSAPLQAVLRVAEEVLPTPPDAPDAAA, from the coding sequence GTGGAGCTCAGACACCTCTCAGGATTCGTCGCCGTCGCCGAGGAACTGCACTTCGGGCGGGCCGCCGAGCGGCTGCACATCGCGCAGTCGCCGCTCAGCCAGCAGATCAGGCTGCTCGAGCGGGATCTGGGCGTCAAGCTGTTCGACCGGACCACCCGGACCGTGCGGCTCACCGCCGCCGGGCACGCGCTGCTCGGGCCCGCCCGGCATCTGCTCGCCGAGGCCTCGGCGGTGCGCAGGACCGTCCAGGCCGCGCACCTCGGGGAGGTGGGGCGGGTCACCGTCGGGTTCGCCGGAGCCAGCAGCTACTCCGCGCTGCCTCTGCTCACCCGCGCCGTCAACTCCGAACTCCCCGGTATCGAGCTGGTGTTGGAGGGGCAGACCTACACCGGTGAGGCGCTCGGGAGGATCGCGGACGGGTCCCTCGACGTGGGGTTCGTGGCGCTCCCGGTGCGGCGCGGGATCACCGCGCGCGTCGTGCGCATGGAGCGCCTCGTCCTCGCGCTGCCCGACAGTCATCCGCTCGCCCGGCAGGACGAGGTCCACTTCGCCGAGCTGGCGCACGAGCCGTTCGTGACGTTCCCCGTCGCCCGCGGCTCGGCGGTGCGCGAGGCCATGGTGCAGGCCTGCCACGACGCCGGGTTCGCCCCGCGGATCGCGCAGGAGGCGCCGGACTCGTACAACATGCTCGCGCTCGTCGGGGCGGGCGTCGGGCTCGCCGTCGTCGTGGCGTCCGCGCGCGCCATCCATCTGGAACACGTCGTGTTCCGCCCGCTGGTCGGGGACGACGTGCCGGTGCTCCCCATCGCCCTCGGCTGGCGCACCGGAAACCGCTCGGCACCGCTCCAGGCGGTCCTGCGCGTGGCGGAGGAAGTCCTGCCGACGCCCCCGGACGCGCCCGACGCCGCCGCGTGA
- a CDS encoding MFS transporter: MQHDAPVPGVSATQARDARRAGVTAFVGTTIEWFDFYIYGSASALVLGKIFFAEASPAVGTLAAFATFWVGFLARPLGGLIFGHFGDRYGRKKALVTTLTMMGAATFCVGLLPGYAQIGVAAPVLLVLLRMIQGVAMGGEWGGAVLIATEYAPPKRKLLYGAFAQQGSPVGNLLATLAFLGIAQLPDAAFESWGWRVPFLFSAVLVAVGLFIRLRLAETPEMAAALERKQTSKLPIKDVLTRSPMLVLLGVLAGTAGVAITYVKTTFALSWATSDLGFDRTSFLTVISLALVVQVVVQPFGAVLASKWPVRKAVLWMLLPEFVVLPLMFVLVGTGNFWLAVLGMGLATFPHAMYYAALAGILARVFPVEVRYTGMSLSYQLCTTLFAGTAPIVSQYLLNATGSIWPVVALGLGYTLVTLVGVLPLLARTAAAQEPAAVTTRTASHA; encoded by the coding sequence ATGCAGCACGACGCCCCAGTCCCCGGGGTCAGCGCAACCCAGGCCCGTGACGCCCGCCGCGCCGGTGTCACCGCCTTCGTCGGGACCACCATCGAGTGGTTCGACTTCTACATCTACGGCTCCGCATCCGCTCTGGTCCTCGGCAAGATCTTCTTCGCCGAGGCCTCGCCGGCCGTAGGTACCCTCGCCGCCTTCGCCACCTTCTGGGTCGGCTTCCTGGCCCGCCCCCTCGGCGGCCTGATCTTCGGCCACTTCGGCGACCGCTACGGCCGCAAGAAGGCCCTCGTCACCACGCTCACCATGATGGGCGCCGCCACCTTCTGCGTCGGGCTGCTCCCGGGCTACGCCCAGATCGGCGTCGCCGCGCCCGTCCTCCTCGTGCTGCTGCGCATGATCCAGGGCGTCGCGATGGGCGGCGAGTGGGGCGGCGCCGTCCTCATCGCCACCGAGTACGCCCCGCCCAAGCGCAAGCTCCTGTACGGGGCGTTCGCCCAGCAGGGCTCGCCCGTCGGCAACCTCCTCGCCACGCTCGCCTTCCTGGGCATCGCCCAGCTCCCGGACGCCGCCTTCGAGTCCTGGGGCTGGCGCGTCCCGTTCCTCTTCTCGGCCGTGCTCGTCGCCGTCGGCCTGTTCATCCGCCTGCGGCTCGCCGAGACCCCCGAGATGGCCGCGGCCCTGGAGCGCAAGCAGACGTCCAAGCTGCCGATCAAGGACGTCCTGACCCGCTCGCCGATGCTGGTCCTGCTCGGAGTGCTCGCCGGTACGGCCGGTGTCGCGATCACCTACGTCAAGACGACGTTCGCCCTGTCCTGGGCCACCTCCGACCTCGGCTTCGACCGCACGTCGTTCCTGACCGTCATCTCGCTCGCGCTGGTCGTGCAGGTCGTCGTGCAGCCCTTCGGCGCCGTCCTCGCGAGCAAGTGGCCCGTACGCAAAGCCGTGTTGTGGATGCTGCTGCCCGAATTCGTCGTGCTGCCGCTGATGTTCGTCCTCGTCGGGACGGGGAACTTCTGGCTGGCCGTCCTCGGCATGGGCCTCGCCACCTTCCCTCACGCCATGTACTACGCGGCGCTCGCCGGGATCCTCGCGCGGGTCTTCCCCGTCGAGGTCCGCTACACGGGGATGTCCCTCTCGTACCAGCTCTGCACGACGCTGTTCGCCGGGACCGCGCCGATCGTCTCCCAGTACCTGCTCAACGCCACCGGCTCGATCTGGCCCGTCGTCGCGCTCGGCCTCGGCTACACCCTCGTGACCCTCGTCGGTGTCCTGCCGCTGCTCGCCCGTACCGCCGCCGCGCAGGAGCCCGCCGCCGTCACCACCCGCACCGCCTCCCACGCCTGA
- a CDS encoding acyl-CoA dehydrogenase family protein, giving the protein MNYADRDPALRPFLDRVLSADDRARVEPLLTELGALAAGDLDRQAALADANPPRLVQYAPGGERVDEIEYHPAHDRAAAIAYEEFGLAAMSHRPGVHGWPSKVPHTVKYALSYLYVQSEFGMACPLSMTDSAARILRLFDPERYAAEIAALSSTDPGLRATGAMFMTEKQGGTDVGLTETVATDQGAHWTLTGKKWFASNPGADVILTLARVPGQGEGTRGLGMFLVPRLRPDGTRNAIRIDRLKDKLGSKSIASGEVTLEEAYATPVGRLTHGFRQMAEMLNVSRLSNAMRAAALMRRAVRESVDHTRVRHVFGRPLFEQPLMRATLLPMIIDTEGALALVLEAAARLTAADEGAADGEGGAARELVRVLTPLAKHTLCKRARSVTGEAMEIRGGNGYIEDWVNPRLVRDAHLGSIWEGSSNVIALDVLRCMRRQGAHRTLADTYGDRAETRGRWELLRKKGDALLELPTDEQEMRIGRYADELTRAVMETLLYDQAAHETETTGNGRALLVARTCTALLDDPDTPPRAALDHLAELAEGGRVAPSPAQEIPAKENTVKEPAAHA; this is encoded by the coding sequence ATGAACTACGCCGACCGCGACCCCGCGCTGCGCCCCTTCCTCGACCGTGTCCTGTCCGCCGACGACCGCGCCCGCGTCGAGCCGCTCCTGACCGAACTCGGCGCGCTCGCGGCCGGCGACCTCGACCGGCAGGCCGCACTCGCCGACGCCAACCCGCCCCGCCTCGTCCAGTACGCCCCCGGCGGCGAGCGCGTCGACGAGATCGAGTACCACCCGGCCCACGACCGCGCCGCCGCCATCGCCTACGAGGAGTTCGGGCTCGCCGCGATGTCGCACCGCCCCGGCGTCCACGGCTGGCCGTCCAAGGTCCCGCACACCGTCAAGTACGCCCTGTCCTACCTCTATGTGCAGTCCGAGTTCGGCATGGCCTGCCCCCTGTCGATGACGGACTCGGCCGCCCGGATCCTGCGCCTGTTCGACCCCGAGCGGTACGCGGCCGAGATCGCCGCGCTCTCCTCCACCGACCCCGGACTGCGGGCCACCGGCGCGATGTTCATGACGGAGAAGCAGGGCGGCACCGACGTCGGCCTGACGGAGACCGTCGCCACCGACCAGGGTGCGCACTGGACGCTGACCGGCAAGAAGTGGTTCGCGTCCAACCCGGGCGCCGACGTGATCCTCACCCTCGCCCGCGTGCCAGGCCAGGGCGAGGGCACCCGCGGCCTCGGCATGTTCCTCGTCCCGCGCCTGCGCCCCGACGGCACCCGTAACGCGATCCGCATCGACCGCCTCAAGGACAAGCTCGGCTCGAAGTCCATCGCGAGCGGCGAGGTCACCCTCGAAGAGGCGTACGCGACCCCGGTCGGCCGGCTCACCCACGGATTCCGGCAGATGGCCGAGATGCTCAACGTCTCCCGGCTGTCCAACGCCATGCGCGCCGCCGCCCTGATGCGCCGCGCCGTCCGCGAGTCCGTCGACCACACCCGCGTACGCCACGTCTTCGGCAGGCCGCTCTTCGAGCAGCCCCTGATGCGGGCCACGCTCCTGCCGATGATCATCGACACGGAAGGCGCGCTCGCGCTCGTCCTGGAGGCGGCCGCGCGCCTGACGGCCGCGGACGAAGGAGCCGCCGACGGCGAAGGAGGGGCGGCCCGCGAGCTCGTCCGCGTCCTCACCCCGCTCGCCAAGCACACCCTGTGCAAGCGCGCCCGCTCCGTCACCGGCGAGGCGATGGAGATCCGGGGCGGCAACGGCTACATCGAGGACTGGGTCAACCCCCGGCTCGTGCGCGACGCCCACCTCGGCTCCATCTGGGAGGGCTCCTCGAACGTCATCGCGCTCGACGTGCTGCGCTGCATGCGCCGCCAGGGGGCCCACCGCACCCTCGCCGACACGTACGGCGACCGCGCCGAGACGCGGGGCCGCTGGGAGCTGCTGCGCAAGAAGGGTGACGCACTCCTCGAACTCCCCACGGACGAACAGGAGATGAGGATCGGCCGCTACGCCGACGAGCTCACGCGCGCCGTCATGGAGACCCTCCTGTACGACCAGGCCGCGCACGAGACGGAGACCACCGGCAACGGCCGCGCCCTCCTCGTCGCCCGCACCTGCACCGCGCTCCTCGACGACCCGGACACCCCGCCCCGCGCCGCACTGGACCACCTGGCCGAACTGGCCGAGGGTGGACGGGTGGCGCCCTCACCGGCGCAGGAGATCCCGGCGAAGGAGAACACTGTGAAGGAGCCCGCCGCACATGCCTGA
- a CDS encoding CaiB/BaiF CoA transferase family protein — protein sequence MPEQPRPAAPLAGMKVVDLSKILAGPYVTMSLADLGADVIKVEHPDGGDPTRAWGPPFNGPDATYYLAANRNKRSVTLDLKSPGGQEAVHRMLADADVMVENFRPGSSLARAFDYRELSERYPRLVILHISAFGDTGPLRDEPGYDMVAQASAGLMSLTGEPDGPPVKAGYAMGDLGAALFGLIGVNAALVERERTGHGQYVTTSLYESQLALHINWATGYFATGERPTRLGSGHPSLVPYQAYPASDGHFVIAVGSDGLFRKLSEALGHPEWADDPRFATNRARVTHRTALNAKLESVLVDDTVANWCALLKPRGVPVAPIRTLDEVYDCPQTEALGMVQKVDHPEVGPLQQVAFPVTFRGERPAVRTAPPTLGLHSRDILTELGYDESAIDRLLDHPQGA from the coding sequence ATGCCTGAGCAGCCCCGCCCCGCCGCACCGCTGGCCGGTATGAAGGTCGTGGACCTGTCCAAGATCCTCGCCGGGCCCTACGTCACCATGTCGCTCGCCGACCTCGGCGCCGACGTCATCAAGGTCGAGCACCCCGACGGCGGCGACCCGACGCGCGCCTGGGGCCCTCCCTTCAACGGCCCCGACGCGACCTACTACCTGGCCGCCAACCGCAACAAGCGCTCCGTCACCCTCGACCTCAAGTCCCCCGGGGGACAGGAGGCCGTCCACCGCATGCTCGCCGACGCGGACGTGATGGTGGAGAACTTCCGCCCCGGCAGCTCGCTCGCCCGCGCCTTCGACTACCGCGAACTCAGCGAGCGCTACCCGCGGCTGGTCATCCTGCACATCTCCGCGTTCGGCGACACGGGCCCCCTGCGCGACGAGCCCGGCTACGACATGGTGGCCCAGGCGTCGGCCGGCCTGATGTCCCTGACCGGCGAACCCGACGGGCCGCCCGTGAAGGCCGGCTACGCGATGGGTGACCTGGGCGCCGCCCTCTTCGGCCTCATCGGCGTCAACGCCGCCCTCGTCGAACGCGAGCGCACGGGCCACGGCCAGTACGTCACCACCTCCCTGTACGAGTCCCAGCTCGCCCTGCACATCAACTGGGCCACCGGCTACTTCGCCACCGGGGAGCGCCCCACCCGCCTCGGCTCCGGCCATCCGAGCCTCGTCCCGTACCAGGCCTACCCGGCGTCCGACGGGCACTTCGTGATCGCCGTCGGCAGCGACGGCCTCTTCCGCAAGCTGAGCGAGGCGCTCGGCCACCCGGAGTGGGCCGACGACCCGCGGTTCGCCACCAACCGCGCGCGCGTCACGCACCGCACGGCTCTCAACGCCAAGCTGGAATCCGTCCTCGTCGACGACACCGTGGCCAACTGGTGCGCCCTGCTGAAGCCGCGTGGCGTCCCGGTCGCGCCGATCCGCACCCTCGACGAGGTCTACGACTGCCCGCAGACCGAGGCGCTCGGCATGGTGCAGAAGGTCGACCACCCGGAGGTGGGCCCGCTCCAGCAGGTCGCGTTCCCCGTCACCTTCCGCGGCGAGCGCCCCGCGGTGCGCACCGCCCCGCCCACCCTCGGCCTGCACAGCCGGGACATACTCACCGAACTCGGCTACGACGAGTCCGCCATCGACCGCCTGCTCGACCACCCTCAAGGAGCCTGA